In Pseudoalteromonas carrageenovora IAM 12662, the following proteins share a genomic window:
- the pilV gene encoding type IV pilus modification protein PilV: MQSPQTKTQKGFTLIEVLIAFIILSFGLLGAVALQAKAKQASFDSMQRAAAVALGNDIVQRIRANDTAQLVALYTQTFNSETSTSTSQTCFTNTCTAAQVAALDLEQWKRAIRARENTGSLDDATVCIAPTAVAGSGGKAFNLEVIVSWQGRQEFNANDDTAAIKCGTADKKRRLVVLTSYIYLRS; the protein is encoded by the coding sequence ATGCAATCTCCTCAAACTAAAACACAAAAAGGCTTCACTTTAATTGAAGTGCTCATTGCGTTTATTATTTTAAGCTTTGGTTTATTAGGTGCCGTAGCGCTTCAAGCAAAAGCTAAACAAGCAAGCTTTGATTCTATGCAGCGAGCCGCTGCTGTAGCGCTAGGTAATGATATTGTGCAGCGTATTCGTGCAAATGATACCGCCCAATTAGTCGCTCTATATACGCAAACATTTAATAGTGAAACTTCAACATCTACCTCGCAAACGTGTTTTACAAATACTTGTACAGCAGCGCAGGTTGCAGCATTAGATCTTGAACAGTGGAAAAGAGCAATCAGAGCGCGTGAAAATACGGGGTCGTTGGACGACGCAACTGTGTGTATAGCCCCAACGGCTGTGGCAGGTTCAGGCGGTAAGGCATTTAATTTAGAAGTGATAGTTTCATGGCAGGGACGGCAGGAGTTCAACGCTAATGATGATACCGCAGCTATAAAATGTGGTACAGCGGATAAAAAACGCCGCTTAGTAGTTTTAACTAGTTACATTTACCTTAGGAGCTAA
- a CDS encoding PilW family protein, with the protein MKQKGFTLIEVMISLFIGGLILGGVMFTYIGMKVTTKDTMTIGELQESGRLAINIMQRDIEQIGFWGTYYDDSFTSANTTSLSNPSADCTEGLNNGSFPDLATASNFRTIYAKVADSTKELNCANNPIKNTDIIQLKFLQGNQLDAGDTQADENYFIAEQEKAQFKRGAIGAGSINVNASIWPYSHHVYYLSEQTYTVNNKSLKVPALMRKRLVGGNITTETIMEGVENMRFVFGLDTNSDSRVDTYRSINDMEHTDWENRKGILTVQVFLLIRSLQEDPGVTIKNQTYTLGEDEDKRELSFTDNYRRTVFTTTIRLNNVGANLWRI; encoded by the coding sequence ATGAAGCAAAAAGGTTTTACACTTATAGAGGTTATGATTTCGTTATTTATAGGTGGCCTAATTTTAGGTGGCGTCATGTTCACTTATATAGGAATGAAAGTAACCACTAAGGATACGATGACCATTGGTGAGCTTCAGGAGTCAGGTCGATTAGCCATAAATATAATGCAACGTGATATTGAACAGATTGGCTTTTGGGGAACTTATTATGATGATTCGTTTACATCAGCCAATACAACATCGTTATCGAACCCTAGTGCTGATTGTACAGAGGGGTTAAATAACGGCAGCTTTCCTGATTTAGCGACAGCGAGTAACTTTAGAACTATTTATGCAAAAGTGGCTGATTCTACCAAAGAGTTAAACTGTGCAAATAACCCTATTAAAAATACAGATATCATTCAGTTAAAATTTTTACAAGGTAATCAGCTTGATGCAGGTGATACGCAAGCTGATGAAAACTATTTTATAGCAGAGCAAGAAAAGGCTCAATTTAAACGTGGAGCAATAGGTGCAGGCTCTATAAATGTAAATGCATCTATATGGCCATACAGCCACCATGTTTATTACTTATCAGAGCAAACTTATACAGTAAATAATAAAAGCCTCAAGGTGCCGGCATTAATGAGAAAGCGCTTAGTTGGTGGCAATATTACCACCGAAACTATAATGGAAGGCGTTGAAAATATGCGCTTTGTTTTTGGTCTTGATACAAATAGTGATAGCCGAGTTGATACATACAGAAGTATTAATGATATGGAGCATACAGATTGGGAAAACCGTAAAGGAATCTTAACTGTACAAGTATTTTTATTGATTAGGTCGTTACAAGAAGATCCGGGAGTGACAATTAAAAATCAAACATACACCTTGGGCGAAGATGAGGATAAGCGAGAGCTTTCCTTTACCGATAACTATAGACGCACAGTGTTCACAACCACAATTCGATTGAATAATGTAGGAGCCAACTTATGGCGCATTTAA
- a CDS encoding pilus assembly PilX family protein, whose translation MAHLTQLRAKQQGVVLITALIMVIAVTGIAVTLMSSSSIDIKITNAAQEREVAENELIGEVQRMISDEANKGAANQFFLSPDEVTTMADAGTEGMVIAEHDEMKSKMVNLNQGALDLECPRRFNFTAGISCNMLQVSTTIKYGSKAKHELTIVTGVAQEMASTSKGI comes from the coding sequence ATGGCGCATTTAACACAGCTACGAGCTAAACAACAAGGTGTTGTACTAATTACGGCTCTTATCATGGTTATTGCAGTAACGGGTATTGCGGTTACTTTAATGAGCAGTAGTAGTATTGATATAAAAATTACTAATGCTGCACAAGAGCGAGAAGTTGCTGAGAATGAGCTTATCGGAGAGGTTCAAAGAATGATTTCTGACGAGGCAAATAAGGGAGCTGCAAATCAGTTTTTTTTATCGCCTGATGAAGTCACTACTATGGCCGATGCTGGTACAGAAGGCATGGTTATAGCCGAACACGATGAGATGAAAAGCAAAATGGTTAACCTCAATCAGGGCGCTCTTGATTTAGAATGCCCGCGCAGGTTCAATTTTACGGCAGGTATTTCATGCAATATGTTGCAAGTCTCTACCACTATAAAGTATGGCTCTAAAGCAAAGCACGAACTGACCATAGTGACTGGTGTAGCTCAAGAAATGGCTAGCACAAGTAAGGGGATTTAA